Proteins from one Acropora muricata isolate sample 2 chromosome 9, ASM3666990v1, whole genome shotgun sequence genomic window:
- the LOC136928380 gene encoding uncharacterized protein isoform X1: protein MRYLTQQQLFSCNLIARSKRRRKARLRGVCYPRSKYAHKTTNDWFVLIGEMIMSQDEVSEQVDAVQISQEQILNITLLASEWKSSAGGLSTLNRELAIHLSQIPNVRVSLFVPEGACKDEDKREARSFGISILDAKKCVGVEPLLWLSNPPQDHKIDVIVGHGVKLGCQVQFIKTHPNFENCKWVHVVHTAPEDLSKYKGYCSPISTGEEKHWFEVDLCKCADLVVPVGPRLGGAYRLYLQKCKEDEDFFELIPGLFEREFGDLPAKQNPKGEKDDFIVLLCGRGDEEDFELKGYNIAVKAFADQRLKGKNYSLLFAGSPAGRQDEVRERLLKYGITDEQLTVREFVKSRERMTELFCEVDMVIMPSKSEGFGLVALEALSAGLPILVGKNSGFARALEAIPLGSYSIVDSDDPAKWAECVEGVRVRHKVVLQENKILKEHYGKDYCWKKQCEELVDRLWKMVYGTSTAQAVAADGWVENQQSAILQSFCLPDQRTFQQHMEEGAITSGSQNAKKSGKRKISDSNAEHGTRLGEKVGKIQRSKQQLPSVSSETFHEPHSVHKNKITEMEKALATYENKEHLREFGENLITLLISAPHLNEEQSKAVHTMLSMQVKTYVEVLDHPTDELKGVGALAKFITETYKVFFKRAYVGSLIIILNCQKIESLELLWNDTLSGHLDKVAERYLVTSEMKQSLNLETVKLKATIEDKNYLNCRKILTGCSGEADRTPLFSQQGGLDPETSMIGKATAGVEEEVLDNQEDTDWLTRTEKARLSHDPRASPSNRQNNTFRELNVKPSTSQQCSILVEGLPNDATKDLVLNYFENKRRSKGGPVVDADMNSDSRTCRVIFESPDDAIRVAEHSPHNLSGTRLSVSLIKEFEKEEEDHSIEENTEEVEDKLTIIVSGLRSTTTKDTVFDYFENSRRSGGGEVLNVDFNEQADAVVTFQEVKDSKRLLEGRRKIDGTPIEVRVQPPKKKVPPNPVMVHVQGLSLEKTDLMAIKTFLDIIYEHVCCPVCFNRFTHPKLLPCLHSFCLHCLQRIQATSGIRDTILCPECRRNFTIPGNGDLNTLPTNFRLNSLLDALPVTECKTSGVKCENCEKTRQQSAYCFTCCSFWCDDCLPSHNTIRTYKEHHVLALKDFGEEDFENIFKQLTFCAKHEKELELFCRVCKTTICNSCALIDHEGHAKTAVEDAAKEQRLRINRAVESKKWKVQRKVTISGQVKEDAARVKSDVQQFTDNLIAAIEAKKNKIFDEVEQKAKQCLEGLGDKSQEIEQMKRDQTAIEKMLKRSTNAQLMQPNEFLDQLFREESEQEDSVDLYGENFAFEGNEELFNYVHAEQLGFLKSGITNPKQSTVERKSGGAVGLPDKIVGITRNIIGKVFDQNNRITMENKNHDGHDCPTKPEIHDNKDGSHKISNIAKETGTCQASVKVDGQHVRDSPFKTEFKPVLSFGKEGSALGKFKFPSEIALNAKDEIAVADSRNHRIQIFIADGSHLKSFGRQGNRKGQFSHPNGITFYDNNIIVSDTYNHRIQIFDDQGNYLHQFGGKGKLSHQLDCPYGLSIDSDGNIIVADSNNKSIKIFTLDGQFLRRIGAEGSFIYPFHCIQHGNYFVVSDNGHHCIKVFDKQGKFLYKFGKKGARDGEFNSPRFLSVDQAGHLLVCDSSNDRVQVFKLNGEFITKFGASCRKRERLKRPMSTAFLSNGSIIVTDCHRVHVFE, encoded by the exons atgcgttacctcacgcaacagcagttgttttcgtgtaatttgatcgcgcgatcgaaacgacgacgaaaagccagacttcgtggAGTCTGTTATCCGCGgtcaaaatatgctcacaagacgacaaacgattg GTTTGTGCTTATTGGTGAAATGATCATGTCACAAGATGAAGTATCTGAACAAGTAGATGCAGTGCAGATTTCCCAGGAgcaaatattaaacattactcTACTAGCAAGTGAATGGAAGTCATCAGCTGGTGGTTTATCAACATTAAATAGGGAACTTGCAATTCATCTGTCACAGATACCAAATGTAAGAGTTTCACTGTTTGTTCCAGAGGGTGCTTGTAAAGATGAAGACAAAAGGGAGGCTAGATCTTTTGGTATCAGTATTCTTGATGCAAAGAAGTGTGTTGGTGTTGAGCCTCTTCTTTGGTTGAGCAACCCACCTCAAGATCACAAAATAGATGTTATTGTTGGACATGGTGTAAAACTTGGTTGTCAAGTACAATTCATCAAAACACATCCAAACTTTGAGAACTGTAAGTGGGTACATGTGGTCCATACTGCTCCAGAAGACCTCAGCAAATATAAGGGCTACTGTAGCCCAATTTCGACAGGTGAAGAGAAGCACTGGTTTGAGGTTGATCTTTGTAAGTGTGCTGACCTTGTTGTTCCAGTGGGACCAAGACTTGGTGGGGCTTATCGTTTGTATTTGCAAAAATGTAAGGAAGATGAAGACTTTTTTGAGCTTATTCCTGGTCTTTTTGAGCGTGAGTTTGGAGATTTACCTGCAAAGCAAAATCCCAAAGGTGAGAAGGATGATTTCATTGTGTTGTTGTGTGGACGTGGTGATGAAGAGGATTTTGAATTGAAAGGGTACAACATTGCTGTCAAGGCATTTGCTGATCAGCGACTGAAGGGAAAAAATTACTCTTTGCTGTTTGCTGGTTCACCTGCAGGGAGGCAGGATGAGGTCAGGGAAAGGCTTCTCAAATATGGAATTACAGATGAACAGCTGACAGTGAGAGAGTTTGTAAAGAGCAGAGAAAGAATGACGGAGCTTTTTTGTGAAGTGGATATGGTCATCATGCCTTCAAAATCTGAAGGATTTGGCCTTGTTGCCCTTGAAGCCCTGTCAGCTGGTTTACCCATTCTTGTAGGGAAAAACTCAGGATTTGCAAGAGCACTAGAGGCCATTCCACTTGGATCATACAGTATAGTTGATTCAGACGATCCTGCTAAATGGGCTGAATGTGTTGAGGGTGTTCGTGTTAGACACAAAGTGGTccttcaagaaaataaaatactgaAAGAACATTATGGCAAGGATTACTGTTGGAAGAAACAATGTGAAGAACTTGTTGACAGATTATGGAAGATGGTTTATG GTACCTCTACTGCTCAAGCTGTTGCAGCAGATGGCTGGGTTGAAAATCAGCAGAGTGCAATCCTACAATCATTTTGTTTGCCTGATCAAAGAACATTTCAACAGCATATGGAAGAAGGTGCAATTACCTCAGGAAGCCAAAATGCAAAGAAGTCgggcaaaaggaaaatttcagattCCAATGCTGAGCATGGAACAC GGTTGGGTGAGAAAGTTGGCAAAATACAAAGATCTAAGCAACAGTTGCCTTCAGTTTCATCAGAGACATTTCATGAACCTCATTCAgtgcacaaaaataaaattactgaAATGGAGAAAGCCTTGGCAACATATGAAAACAAAGAGCACTTAAGAGAATTTGGAG agAACCTTATCACACTTCTTATCTCTGCACCACATCTAAATGAAGAACAATCAAAAGCTGTCCACACTATGTTGTCTATGCAGGTTAAAACTTATGTAGAAGTTCTTGATCATCCGACAGATGAACTAAAAGGAGTGGGAGCCTTGGCTAAATTCATTACAGAAACCTACAAGGTGTTCTTTAAGCGTGCTTATGTTGGCTCTCTAATAATCATTTTGAATTGCCAAAAGATAGAAAGTCTTGAGCTTCTGTGGAATGACACTCTCTCTGGTCACCTTGATAAAGTGGCAGAGCGGTACCTAGTAACTAGTGAAATGAAGCAGAGCCTCAACCTGGAGACAGTCAAATTAAAGGCAACCATTGAAGACAAAAACTACTTGAACTGTAGGAAGATTCTTACGGGTTGTTCAG GAGAAGCAGACAGAACTCCTTTATTTTCTCAACAAGGTGGTCTTGATCCAGAAACTAGCATGATTGGGAAAGCTACAGCTGGAGTTGAAGAGGAAGTACTG gATAACCAAGAGGACACAGACTGGTTGACAAGAACAGAAAAGGCAAGA CTTTCACATGACCCTCGTGCAAGTCCTTCAAATCGACAAAACAACACCTTCAGAGAGTTAAACGTGAAGCCTTCAACTTCACAGCAGTGTAGTATCTTAGTGGAAGGTTTACCAAATGATGCAACCAAGGATCTTGTGTTgaattactttgaaaataaaaggCGATCAAAAGGAGGTCCAGTCGTCGACGCTGACATGAATTCTGATTCCAGAACATGTCGTGTCATCTTTGAATCTCCAGATG ACGCCATCAGAGTAGCCGAACACTCTCCTCACAACCTCTCTGGCACCCGGCTTAGTGTGTCTCTTATCAAAGAATTTGAGAAGGAGGAAGAGGATCACAGCATTGAAGAAAACACAGAGGAAGTGGAGGATAAGCTTACCATAATCGTAAGCGGCCTCAGGTCTACAACTACAAAGGATACCGTTTttgattactttgaaaattcaCGCAGATCGGGAGGAGGGGAGGTTCTCAACGTTGATTTTAATGAACAGGCAGATGCTGTGGTAACGTTCCAGGAGGTGAAAG ATTCCAAAAGACTGCTGGAGGGCAGGCGCAAGATAGATGGAACACCTATCGAGGTTAGAGTGCAGCCTCCCAAGAAAAAGGTACCTCCTAACCCTGTCATGGTACATGTGCAAGGCCTCAGCCTCGAGAAGACAG ATCTAATGGCTATCAAAACCTTTCTGGACATTATTTACGAACATGTATGCTGTCCCGTGTGTTTCAACAGGTTCACTCATCCAAAACTGCTTCCTTGTTTGCACAGTTTTTGCCTTCACTGTCTGCAAAGAATTCAAGCAACCAGCGGAATTCGAGACACTATTTTATGCCCCGAGTGTCGGCGAAACTTCACTATCCCTGGAAACGGTGATCTCAACACTTTGCCGACAAACTTTCGCCTGAACAGTTTGTTGGATGCTTTGCCCGTCACAGAGTGCAAAACTAGTGGCGTCAAGTGTGAAAATTGCGAGAAAACAAGACAACAATCTGCCTACTGCTTCACTTGTTGTTCGTTCTGGTGCGATGATTGCCTTCCTTCACATAACACGATAAGAACCTATAAGGAACACCACGTGTTGGCTTTGAAAGATTTTGGAGAAGAGGATTTTGAGAACATTTTCAAGCAGCTAACATTTTGCGCAAAACACGAGAAGgaattagagttgttctgtcggGTATGCAAAACAACAATATGTAATTCGTGTGCTTTGATAGATCACGAAGGTCACGCTAAGACTGCTGTGGAAGACGCTGCAAAGGAACAAAGGTTGAGAATAAATAGAGCGGTTGAATCGAAGAAATGGAAAGTGCAAAGGAAGGTGACAATAAGTGGCCAAGTTAAAGAAGACGCAGCAAGAGTAAAAAGCGACGTACAACAGTTTACTGACAATCTCATTGCAGCCATTGAagcgaaaaagaacaaaatcttTGACGAGGTAGAACAGAAAGCAAAACAGTGCCTGGAGGGACTAGGAGACAAAAGTCAGGAGATTGAACAAATGAAAAGGGACCAAACAGCTATCGAAAAAATGTTAAAGCGAAGTACAAACGCACAACTCATGCAGCCAAATGAATTTCTAGACCAACTGTTTCGGGAGGAAAGTGAGCAAGAAGACTCAGTTGACCTTTACGGCGAGAATTTTGCTTTTGAAGGAAATGAAGAATTGTTTAATTACGTTCACGCTGAACAACTGGGCTTTTTGAAAAGCGGAATAACTAACCCGAAACAGTCGACGGTTGAGAGAAAAAGCGGAGGAGCTGTTGGACTACCAGACAAGATTGTTGGCATAACACGGAACATTATAGGAAAAGTTTTCGATCAAAATAACCGCATaacaatggaaaacaaaaatcatgatGGACATGACTGTCCAACCAAACCGGAAATCCATGACAACAAAGATGGCAGCCATAAGATCAGCAACATTGCCAAAGAAACCGGAACATGTCAAGCATCCGTGAAAGTTGATGGACAACATGTGCGTGACAGTCCCTTCAAAACTGAATTCAAACCTGTGTTATCCTTTGGAAAGGAAGGATCAGCTCTTGGAAAGTTTAAATTTCCTTCCGAGATAGCATTAAATGCCAAAGACGAGATTGCCGTGGCTGATAGTAGGAACCATCGCATTCAAATATTTATTGCTGATGGAAGCCATTTAAAATCGTTTGGTAGACAAGGTAACCGGAAGGGACAGTTCAGCCATCCTAATGGGATAACTTTTTATGATAATAACATTATAGTGTCAGACACTTATAaccaccgaattcaaatctTTGATGATCAGGGAAACTATCTTCATCAGTTTGGAGGAAAGGGAAAACTGAGTCACCAGCTTGACTGTCCTTATGGGCTGTCAATTGACAGCGATGGCAACATTATTGTCGCTGATTCTAACAACAAATCAATCAAGATCTTTACCCTCGATGGCCAGTTTTTGCGTAGAATCGGTGCAGAAGGTTCTTTCATCTATCCCTTTCACTGTATCCAACACGGCAACTATTTTGTTGTATCAGACAATGGACATCATTGCATAAAAGTTTTTGATAAACAGGGCAAGTTTCTTTACAAATTCGGAAAGAAGGGAGCTAGGGACGGGGAGTTTAATTCGCCTCGCTTCCTGTCTGTGGACCAAGCAGGACACCTGTTGGTTTGTGATTCATCGAATGATCGAGTGCAGGTGTTTAAACTCAACGGAGAGTTTATAACAAAGTTTGGAGCATCTTGTAGGAAAAGAGAAAGATTGAAACGGCCAATGTCCACAGCATTCCTTAGCAATGGCTCAATAATTGTGACTGACTGCCACCGCGTTCACGTTTTTGAATAG
- the LOC136928380 gene encoding uncharacterized protein isoform X2: MIMSQDEVSEQVDAVQISQEQILNITLLASEWKSSAGGLSTLNRELAIHLSQIPNVRVSLFVPEGACKDEDKREARSFGISILDAKKCVGVEPLLWLSNPPQDHKIDVIVGHGVKLGCQVQFIKTHPNFENCKWVHVVHTAPEDLSKYKGYCSPISTGEEKHWFEVDLCKCADLVVPVGPRLGGAYRLYLQKCKEDEDFFELIPGLFEREFGDLPAKQNPKGEKDDFIVLLCGRGDEEDFELKGYNIAVKAFADQRLKGKNYSLLFAGSPAGRQDEVRERLLKYGITDEQLTVREFVKSRERMTELFCEVDMVIMPSKSEGFGLVALEALSAGLPILVGKNSGFARALEAIPLGSYSIVDSDDPAKWAECVEGVRVRHKVVLQENKILKEHYGKDYCWKKQCEELVDRLWKMVYGTSTAQAVAADGWVENQQSAILQSFCLPDQRTFQQHMEEGAITSGSQNAKKSGKRKISDSNAEHGTRLGEKVGKIQRSKQQLPSVSSETFHEPHSVHKNKITEMEKALATYENKEHLREFGENLITLLISAPHLNEEQSKAVHTMLSMQVKTYVEVLDHPTDELKGVGALAKFITETYKVFFKRAYVGSLIIILNCQKIESLELLWNDTLSGHLDKVAERYLVTSEMKQSLNLETVKLKATIEDKNYLNCRKILTGCSGEADRTPLFSQQGGLDPETSMIGKATAGVEEEVLDNQEDTDWLTRTEKARLSHDPRASPSNRQNNTFRELNVKPSTSQQCSILVEGLPNDATKDLVLNYFENKRRSKGGPVVDADMNSDSRTCRVIFESPDDAIRVAEHSPHNLSGTRLSVSLIKEFEKEEEDHSIEENTEEVEDKLTIIVSGLRSTTTKDTVFDYFENSRRSGGGEVLNVDFNEQADAVVTFQEVKDSKRLLEGRRKIDGTPIEVRVQPPKKKVPPNPVMVHVQGLSLEKTDLMAIKTFLDIIYEHVCCPVCFNRFTHPKLLPCLHSFCLHCLQRIQATSGIRDTILCPECRRNFTIPGNGDLNTLPTNFRLNSLLDALPVTECKTSGVKCENCEKTRQQSAYCFTCCSFWCDDCLPSHNTIRTYKEHHVLALKDFGEEDFENIFKQLTFCAKHEKELELFCRVCKTTICNSCALIDHEGHAKTAVEDAAKEQRLRINRAVESKKWKVQRKVTISGQVKEDAARVKSDVQQFTDNLIAAIEAKKNKIFDEVEQKAKQCLEGLGDKSQEIEQMKRDQTAIEKMLKRSTNAQLMQPNEFLDQLFREESEQEDSVDLYGENFAFEGNEELFNYVHAEQLGFLKSGITNPKQSTVERKSGGAVGLPDKIVGITRNIIGKVFDQNNRITMENKNHDGHDCPTKPEIHDNKDGSHKISNIAKETGTCQASVKVDGQHVRDSPFKTEFKPVLSFGKEGSALGKFKFPSEIALNAKDEIAVADSRNHRIQIFIADGSHLKSFGRQGNRKGQFSHPNGITFYDNNIIVSDTYNHRIQIFDDQGNYLHQFGGKGKLSHQLDCPYGLSIDSDGNIIVADSNNKSIKIFTLDGQFLRRIGAEGSFIYPFHCIQHGNYFVVSDNGHHCIKVFDKQGKFLYKFGKKGARDGEFNSPRFLSVDQAGHLLVCDSSNDRVQVFKLNGEFITKFGASCRKRERLKRPMSTAFLSNGSIIVTDCHRVHVFE, translated from the exons ATGATCATGTCACAAGATGAAGTATCTGAACAAGTAGATGCAGTGCAGATTTCCCAGGAgcaaatattaaacattactcTACTAGCAAGTGAATGGAAGTCATCAGCTGGTGGTTTATCAACATTAAATAGGGAACTTGCAATTCATCTGTCACAGATACCAAATGTAAGAGTTTCACTGTTTGTTCCAGAGGGTGCTTGTAAAGATGAAGACAAAAGGGAGGCTAGATCTTTTGGTATCAGTATTCTTGATGCAAAGAAGTGTGTTGGTGTTGAGCCTCTTCTTTGGTTGAGCAACCCACCTCAAGATCACAAAATAGATGTTATTGTTGGACATGGTGTAAAACTTGGTTGTCAAGTACAATTCATCAAAACACATCCAAACTTTGAGAACTGTAAGTGGGTACATGTGGTCCATACTGCTCCAGAAGACCTCAGCAAATATAAGGGCTACTGTAGCCCAATTTCGACAGGTGAAGAGAAGCACTGGTTTGAGGTTGATCTTTGTAAGTGTGCTGACCTTGTTGTTCCAGTGGGACCAAGACTTGGTGGGGCTTATCGTTTGTATTTGCAAAAATGTAAGGAAGATGAAGACTTTTTTGAGCTTATTCCTGGTCTTTTTGAGCGTGAGTTTGGAGATTTACCTGCAAAGCAAAATCCCAAAGGTGAGAAGGATGATTTCATTGTGTTGTTGTGTGGACGTGGTGATGAAGAGGATTTTGAATTGAAAGGGTACAACATTGCTGTCAAGGCATTTGCTGATCAGCGACTGAAGGGAAAAAATTACTCTTTGCTGTTTGCTGGTTCACCTGCAGGGAGGCAGGATGAGGTCAGGGAAAGGCTTCTCAAATATGGAATTACAGATGAACAGCTGACAGTGAGAGAGTTTGTAAAGAGCAGAGAAAGAATGACGGAGCTTTTTTGTGAAGTGGATATGGTCATCATGCCTTCAAAATCTGAAGGATTTGGCCTTGTTGCCCTTGAAGCCCTGTCAGCTGGTTTACCCATTCTTGTAGGGAAAAACTCAGGATTTGCAAGAGCACTAGAGGCCATTCCACTTGGATCATACAGTATAGTTGATTCAGACGATCCTGCTAAATGGGCTGAATGTGTTGAGGGTGTTCGTGTTAGACACAAAGTGGTccttcaagaaaataaaatactgaAAGAACATTATGGCAAGGATTACTGTTGGAAGAAACAATGTGAAGAACTTGTTGACAGATTATGGAAGATGGTTTATG GTACCTCTACTGCTCAAGCTGTTGCAGCAGATGGCTGGGTTGAAAATCAGCAGAGTGCAATCCTACAATCATTTTGTTTGCCTGATCAAAGAACATTTCAACAGCATATGGAAGAAGGTGCAATTACCTCAGGAAGCCAAAATGCAAAGAAGTCgggcaaaaggaaaatttcagattCCAATGCTGAGCATGGAACAC GGTTGGGTGAGAAAGTTGGCAAAATACAAAGATCTAAGCAACAGTTGCCTTCAGTTTCATCAGAGACATTTCATGAACCTCATTCAgtgcacaaaaataaaattactgaAATGGAGAAAGCCTTGGCAACATATGAAAACAAAGAGCACTTAAGAGAATTTGGAG agAACCTTATCACACTTCTTATCTCTGCACCACATCTAAATGAAGAACAATCAAAAGCTGTCCACACTATGTTGTCTATGCAGGTTAAAACTTATGTAGAAGTTCTTGATCATCCGACAGATGAACTAAAAGGAGTGGGAGCCTTGGCTAAATTCATTACAGAAACCTACAAGGTGTTCTTTAAGCGTGCTTATGTTGGCTCTCTAATAATCATTTTGAATTGCCAAAAGATAGAAAGTCTTGAGCTTCTGTGGAATGACACTCTCTCTGGTCACCTTGATAAAGTGGCAGAGCGGTACCTAGTAACTAGTGAAATGAAGCAGAGCCTCAACCTGGAGACAGTCAAATTAAAGGCAACCATTGAAGACAAAAACTACTTGAACTGTAGGAAGATTCTTACGGGTTGTTCAG GAGAAGCAGACAGAACTCCTTTATTTTCTCAACAAGGTGGTCTTGATCCAGAAACTAGCATGATTGGGAAAGCTACAGCTGGAGTTGAAGAGGAAGTACTG gATAACCAAGAGGACACAGACTGGTTGACAAGAACAGAAAAGGCAAGA CTTTCACATGACCCTCGTGCAAGTCCTTCAAATCGACAAAACAACACCTTCAGAGAGTTAAACGTGAAGCCTTCAACTTCACAGCAGTGTAGTATCTTAGTGGAAGGTTTACCAAATGATGCAACCAAGGATCTTGTGTTgaattactttgaaaataaaaggCGATCAAAAGGAGGTCCAGTCGTCGACGCTGACATGAATTCTGATTCCAGAACATGTCGTGTCATCTTTGAATCTCCAGATG ACGCCATCAGAGTAGCCGAACACTCTCCTCACAACCTCTCTGGCACCCGGCTTAGTGTGTCTCTTATCAAAGAATTTGAGAAGGAGGAAGAGGATCACAGCATTGAAGAAAACACAGAGGAAGTGGAGGATAAGCTTACCATAATCGTAAGCGGCCTCAGGTCTACAACTACAAAGGATACCGTTTttgattactttgaaaattcaCGCAGATCGGGAGGAGGGGAGGTTCTCAACGTTGATTTTAATGAACAGGCAGATGCTGTGGTAACGTTCCAGGAGGTGAAAG ATTCCAAAAGACTGCTGGAGGGCAGGCGCAAGATAGATGGAACACCTATCGAGGTTAGAGTGCAGCCTCCCAAGAAAAAGGTACCTCCTAACCCTGTCATGGTACATGTGCAAGGCCTCAGCCTCGAGAAGACAG ATCTAATGGCTATCAAAACCTTTCTGGACATTATTTACGAACATGTATGCTGTCCCGTGTGTTTCAACAGGTTCACTCATCCAAAACTGCTTCCTTGTTTGCACAGTTTTTGCCTTCACTGTCTGCAAAGAATTCAAGCAACCAGCGGAATTCGAGACACTATTTTATGCCCCGAGTGTCGGCGAAACTTCACTATCCCTGGAAACGGTGATCTCAACACTTTGCCGACAAACTTTCGCCTGAACAGTTTGTTGGATGCTTTGCCCGTCACAGAGTGCAAAACTAGTGGCGTCAAGTGTGAAAATTGCGAGAAAACAAGACAACAATCTGCCTACTGCTTCACTTGTTGTTCGTTCTGGTGCGATGATTGCCTTCCTTCACATAACACGATAAGAACCTATAAGGAACACCACGTGTTGGCTTTGAAAGATTTTGGAGAAGAGGATTTTGAGAACATTTTCAAGCAGCTAACATTTTGCGCAAAACACGAGAAGgaattagagttgttctgtcggGTATGCAAAACAACAATATGTAATTCGTGTGCTTTGATAGATCACGAAGGTCACGCTAAGACTGCTGTGGAAGACGCTGCAAAGGAACAAAGGTTGAGAATAAATAGAGCGGTTGAATCGAAGAAATGGAAAGTGCAAAGGAAGGTGACAATAAGTGGCCAAGTTAAAGAAGACGCAGCAAGAGTAAAAAGCGACGTACAACAGTTTACTGACAATCTCATTGCAGCCATTGAagcgaaaaagaacaaaatcttTGACGAGGTAGAACAGAAAGCAAAACAGTGCCTGGAGGGACTAGGAGACAAAAGTCAGGAGATTGAACAAATGAAAAGGGACCAAACAGCTATCGAAAAAATGTTAAAGCGAAGTACAAACGCACAACTCATGCAGCCAAATGAATTTCTAGACCAACTGTTTCGGGAGGAAAGTGAGCAAGAAGACTCAGTTGACCTTTACGGCGAGAATTTTGCTTTTGAAGGAAATGAAGAATTGTTTAATTACGTTCACGCTGAACAACTGGGCTTTTTGAAAAGCGGAATAACTAACCCGAAACAGTCGACGGTTGAGAGAAAAAGCGGAGGAGCTGTTGGACTACCAGACAAGATTGTTGGCATAACACGGAACATTATAGGAAAAGTTTTCGATCAAAATAACCGCATaacaatggaaaacaaaaatcatgatGGACATGACTGTCCAACCAAACCGGAAATCCATGACAACAAAGATGGCAGCCATAAGATCAGCAACATTGCCAAAGAAACCGGAACATGTCAAGCATCCGTGAAAGTTGATGGACAACATGTGCGTGACAGTCCCTTCAAAACTGAATTCAAACCTGTGTTATCCTTTGGAAAGGAAGGATCAGCTCTTGGAAAGTTTAAATTTCCTTCCGAGATAGCATTAAATGCCAAAGACGAGATTGCCGTGGCTGATAGTAGGAACCATCGCATTCAAATATTTATTGCTGATGGAAGCCATTTAAAATCGTTTGGTAGACAAGGTAACCGGAAGGGACAGTTCAGCCATCCTAATGGGATAACTTTTTATGATAATAACATTATAGTGTCAGACACTTATAaccaccgaattcaaatctTTGATGATCAGGGAAACTATCTTCATCAGTTTGGAGGAAAGGGAAAACTGAGTCACCAGCTTGACTGTCCTTATGGGCTGTCAATTGACAGCGATGGCAACATTATTGTCGCTGATTCTAACAACAAATCAATCAAGATCTTTACCCTCGATGGCCAGTTTTTGCGTAGAATCGGTGCAGAAGGTTCTTTCATCTATCCCTTTCACTGTATCCAACACGGCAACTATTTTGTTGTATCAGACAATGGACATCATTGCATAAAAGTTTTTGATAAACAGGGCAAGTTTCTTTACAAATTCGGAAAGAAGGGAGCTAGGGACGGGGAGTTTAATTCGCCTCGCTTCCTGTCTGTGGACCAAGCAGGACACCTGTTGGTTTGTGATTCATCGAATGATCGAGTGCAGGTGTTTAAACTCAACGGAGAGTTTATAACAAAGTTTGGAGCATCTTGTAGGAAAAGAGAAAGATTGAAACGGCCAATGTCCACAGCATTCCTTAGCAATGGCTCAATAATTGTGACTGACTGCCACCGCGTTCACGTTTTTGAATAG